From Oreochromis niloticus isolate F11D_XX linkage group LG1, O_niloticus_UMD_NMBU, whole genome shotgun sequence, a single genomic window includes:
- the gas6 gene encoding growth arrest-specific protein 6: protein MRLTPTKSFSSAALLILLLVRWSDSISLSPQEANQFLSRHKRANQVFEETKQGHLERECVEEKCSKEEAREVFENDPETNYFYPKYLACLDRFGDSEKKKQDLVTCVHNIPNQCSPNPCNPIGTVRCEDKKGDFLCHCFTGWTGATCEKDVDECSRRNGGCDHECNNTVGSYHCSCRQGYTLSGRQLCNDLNECEIAGVCGTARCENKEGGYDCLCDIGYVYDNETKSCIDVDECETAVCEEECLNTQGSFHCFCDGRHGMKLAQDLRSCKPITPCTTPALKRNPRSLYLGRMFSGVPVVRLRFRRRVHTGFSAEFDFRTYDHEGVIFFAGGHLNSSWIVLAMNQGKLELQLKYGGVSRVTSSGPIVSDGQWRKISVEEQGRSLVIKIDREAVMKIAVNGDLFTLKKGMHELNLTVGGVPFKEDSLVNKVNPRLDGCMKEWRWLTGEDTSIQETIRSNDNMQCFSTEDPGAYYPGTGFALFNITYESQNLSVHLTLNPTTAIGVLFALVHQDRVPLSIALADYNPVTDEWRDFVLVSVGNVVIASSPAPFCDGKSHEVQVTVSDNQTLLLVDGNSGRSEDAEVPTGLLSQSTTFIGGLPDVPLVSTLVSTPYSGCMEVSVNGQSLDLDRAIHKHNDIRSHSCPLLDSHQ from the exons ATGCGGCTGACCCCGACAAAGTCCTTTTCATCGGCAGCGCTGCTAATCCTGCTGCTCGTCCGCTGGTCCGACAGCA TCTCACTGTCCCCTCAAGAGGCGAACCAGTTTCTGAGCAGACACAAGAGGGCGAATCAAGTCTTCGAGGAGACGAAGCAAGGACACTTGGAGAGGGAGTGCGTGGAGGAAAAGTGCAGCAAGGAGGAGGCCAGAGAAGTGTTTGAAAACGACCCGGAGACG AACTACTTTTATCCCAAGTATTTAG CCTGCCTGGACAGGTTTGGAgattctgaaaagaaaaaacaggatcTGGTCACATGTGTCCaca ATATTCCCAATCAGTGTTCTCCCAATCCCTGCAATCCCATCGGTACTGTCCGCTGTGAGGACAAAAAGGGCGACTTCCTCTGTCATTGTTTTACGGGCTGGACGGGAGCCACGTGTGAGAAAG ATGTCGATGAGTGCAGCAGGAGAAATGGAGGATGTGACCACGAGTGCAACAATACTGTGGGCAGTTACCACTGCTCCTGTCGCCAAGGCTACACACTGTCAGGACGTCAGCTGTGTAATG ATCTGAACGAGTGCGAGATCGCGGGTGTGTGTGGAACGGCACGATGTGAGAATAAGGAGGGTGGCTACGACTGCTTGTGTGACATCGGCTATGTTTACGACAATGAAACCAAAAGCTGCATCG ATGTGGATGAGTGTGAGACGGCTGTCTGTGAAGAGGAGTGTTTGAACACTCAGGGGAGTTTCCACTGCTTCTGCGACGGACGCCATGGTATGAAGCTGGCGCAGGACCTTCGGAGCTGTAAG CCTATAACTCCCTGCACAACACCGGCCCTGAAGAGGAACCCCCGCTCTCTTTACCTGGGACGCATGTTCAGCGGTGTGCCAGTGGTGCGGCTGCGTTTTCGCCGCAGGGTTCACACAGG cttttcagcagagtTTGACTTCCGCACCTACGATCACGAGGGAGTGATCTTCTTTGCTGGAGGTCACCTAAACAGCTCCTGGATCGTGCTGGCAATGAACCAGGGGAAGCTGGAGCTGCAGCTGAAATATGGCGGCGTCAGCAGGGTCACCAGCAGCGGACCCATTGTCAGCGACGGCCAGTGGAGGAAG ATCTCGGTGGAGGAGCAGGGGCGGAGCCTAGTGATTAAGATTGACAGGGAAGCAGTGATGAAGATTGCGGTAAACGGCGACCTGTTCACACTGAAAAAGGGGATGCATGAGCTCAACCTCACTGTGGGGGGAGTGCCTTTCAAAGAGGACAGCCTGGTCAATaag GTGAACCCTCGTCTTGATGGTTGTATGAAGGAGTGGCGCTGGCTAACGGGTGAAGACACCTCCATACAAGAAACCATCAGGTCTAATGATAACATGCAGTGTTTCAGCACTGAGGATCCGGGGGCTTATTACCCCGGCACAGGCTTTGCTCTCTTCAACATCACCTATG AATCACAGAACCTGAGCGTCCACTTGACCCTGAATCCAACCACTGCTATCGGGGTGCTTTTTGCACTCGTTCACCAGGACAGAGTGCCTCTCTCCATCGCTCTGGCTGATTATAACCCTGTAACCGATGAGTGGCGAGAT TTTGTTCTGGTGTCTGTAGGTAATGTCGTCATTGCCAGCTCTCCTGCACCCTTCTGTGATGGTAAGAGTCATGAAGTCCAGGTGACAGTCTCTGATAACCAGACCCTTCTGCTGGTCGACGGCAATTCTGGACGAAGTGAAGATGCTGAAGTTCCCACCGGCCTCCTGTCACAGTCTACTACCTTCATAGGAGGCCTCCCTG ATGTTCCTCTGGTGTCCACGCTGGTGTCGACACCCTACAGCGGCTGTATGGAGGTCAGTGTAAATGGACAGTCTCTGGACCTGGACCGGGCCATCCACAAACATAACGACATCCGCTCGCACtcctgccccctgctggactcCCACCAGTGA
- the pros1 gene encoding vitamin K-dependent protein S: MWRKKRALGEPLACLVLLVTLVDAYRFLSQSTASQFLSRHRRANSLFEESKKGNLERECIEELCNKEEAREIFENQLETEYFYPKYVACLGSHRVGINNQHSNAGIPSNLRTCVQEISNQCTPFPCYKEGTERCADGMAAFTCVCKQGWKGPRCEEDVDECSDPELHAGCNQICQNIPGSFHCMCEEGYILTHNINCMDVNECLLYHSICGRQAECVNIPGTYDCKCPVGYKYNFTSRTCDDMDECEMNVCKGVCINTQGSFSCYCDGRQGLHLAQDRRNCHRIPACLSLFEEKHPEMLYLGEQFAGLPVIYLRFRLPENTKFAAEFDLRTFDPEGVVLYAESSEGSWFMVGLRGGRIEVQFKNQHTFKVTSGGKAINDGQWHVISVDELESSISVKISKEAVMSINSPESLFTSVNGKLETKVYIAGLPNRTDNVIKPINPRLDGCIRGWNLMNQGASGVKEVIQQKTSKHCFVHVERGSFFTGKGLAHFNIDYSDSGSWKMDIKMNIRPSSSTGVLFAVVHNNTVPLSVAVVTKGEDVANLQVFLHDASVATLDTVMLCYPDRLMVQLNVTPTEILISADSSSVTYMESSALQKELEYLNSTMQNPVSTYIGGIPEDIPLPTTPVTAFYHGCMEISINGQQLDFDEALSKHNSIKSHSCPPVTTSDDDREVTHMYRK; encoded by the exons ATGTGGAGAAAGAAGCGGGCTCTTGGGGAACCCCTGGCTTGTCTCGTGTTACTGGTGACGCTGGTCGATGCTTATCGGT TCCTGAGCCAGAGCACAGCCTCGCAGTTCCTGAGCAGGCACAGGAGGGCCAACTCACTGTTTGAGGAGAGCAAGAAGGGCAACCTGGAAAGGGAGTGCATCGAGGAGCTGTGCAACAAGGAGGAGGCCAGGGAGATCTTTGAGAACCAACTGGAGACG gaATACTTTTACCCTAAATATGTTG CGTGTCTGGGTTCGCACCGTGTCGGCATAAATAACCAGCACTCAAATGCCGGCATCCCCTCTAACCTTCGCACCTGTGTGCAAG AGATCAGTAATCAGTGCACGCCGTTTCCATGCTACAAGGAGGGTACAGAGCGCTGCGCGGACGGCATGGCCGCCTTCACGTGTGTGTGCAAGCAGGGCTGGAAGGGGCCACGCTGTGAGGAAG ACGTCGATGAGTGTTCGGATCCTGAACTTCATGCCGGATGTAATCAAATATGTCAGAATATCCCAGGTAGCTTCCACTGCATGTGTGAAGAAGGCTACATACTCACCCACAACATCAACTGCATGG ATGTCAATGAATGCCTGCTATACCACAGCATCTGTGGAAGACAAGCTGAATGTGTCAACATACCAGGCACTTACGACTGCAAATGTCCTGTGGGATATAAATATAACTTCACCTCCAGGACATGTGATG ACATGGATGAGTGCGAGATGAATGTGTGCAAGGGGGTTTGTATAAACACTCAGGGCAGCTTTTCATGCTACTGTGATGGCCGCCAGGGTTTGCATCTGGCACAGGATAGGCGGAACTGCCACAGGATCCCCGCGTGTCTCAGTCTGTTTGAGGAAAAACACCCTGAGATGCTTTACCTGGGAGAGCAGTTCGCAGGCCTTCCTGTCATCTACCTGCGCTTCCGCCTGCCGGAGAACACAAA GTTTGCAGCCGAGTTTGACTTGCGTACTTTTGACCCAGAGGGAGTTGTTCTGTATGCTGAGTCTTCTGAGGGCTCGTGGTTCATGGTGGGACTCAGGGGCGGTCGCATTGAAGTCCAGTTCAAAAACCAGCACACATTTAAGGTTACCAGCGGAGGAAAAGCAATCAATGATGGACAATGGCATGTG ATCTCTGTGGATGAGCTGGAGAGCAGCATCAGCGTGAAGATCAGCAAGGAAGCTGTGATGAGCATTAACAGCCCCGAGAGTCTCTTTACATCAGTCAATGGCAAACTGGAAACCAAAGTTTACATTGCTGGCCTGCCTAACCGCACCGACAATGTTATCAAGCCT ATCAACCCCAGGCTGGATGGCTGCATCCGGGGCTGGAACTTGATGAATCAGGGGGCGTCTGGGGTAAAGGAGGTCATCCAGCAGAAGACAAGTAAACACTGTTTCGTGCATGTAGAACGAGGATCTTTCTTCACTGGAAAGGGACTAGCACACTTCAACATAGACTACA GTGATTCTGGAAGCTGGAAAATGGATATAAAGATGAACATTCGTCCATCCAGCAGCACAGGTGTCCTCTTTGCTGTTGTCCACAACAACACAGTGCCCCTGTCAGTGGCTGTTGTAACAAAGGGAGAAGATGTTGCC AACTTGCAGGTGTTCCTGCACGATGCCTCGGTGGCCACGCTGGACACTGTGATGCTGTGTTACCCTGATCGGCTGATGGTGCAGCTGAACGTGACTCCCACAGAAATACTGATCTCAGCCGACTCCTCCAGTGTGACATACATGGAGTCCAGTGCCCTGCAGAAGGAGCTGGAATACCTCAACAGCACCATGCAAAACCCCGTCAGCACATACATTGGTGGAATACCCG AAGACATCCCTTTGCCTACCACCCCTGTGACGGCCTTTTACCACGGCTGCATGGAGATCAGTATCAACGGCCAGCAGCTGGACTTCGATGAAGCTCTCAGCAAACATAACAGCATCAAGTCCCACTCGTGTCCTCCTGTCACTACCTCGGATGATGACCGAGAGGTGACACACATGTACAGAAAGTGA